One window of the Mixophyes fleayi isolate aMixFle1 chromosome 6, aMixFle1.hap1, whole genome shotgun sequence genome contains the following:
- the LOC142159894 gene encoding uncharacterized protein LOC142159894 isoform X1, translating to MMNCVENVTETLVSCEGDLTDTDIYALTDHAQYSSTPIKEEAVSSDGKNLTNADFYTPTGLSQYTSAHIKVESVSYEEGNLPHTGIYTTTNHAQYKSTHVKEESFSCEDGNLIETEVYNPTDHKPYTSFLIKEESTSCEEENLTDSDIYTAAEQMQYISAYSEDLKRDKQKHLVIEKLFLCSECGKCFKRKSNLISHQRIHTGEKPYSCSECGKCFTQNSQLLTHQRIHTGEKPFSCSHCGKCFISKSDLVKHQRIHTGEKPYYCSECGKCFVSNSDLVKHRRIHTGEKPYSCTECGKCFNSNSDLSKHKRIHTGEKPYYCSECGKSFTSNSILFIHQRIHTGEKPHHCSECGKCFNSNSDLVKHQRIHTGEKPYSCAQCRKRFTCSSDLIKHQKSHTGEKPHSCTECGKCFISISVLVKHQRTHTGERPFCCCDCGKCFIGNSELLMHQRMHTGERPYSCPFCEKCFTRNFDLVIHQRIHTGEKPYSCAECGKCFVSSSVLSRHQKIHIRDKP from the coding sequence ATGATGAATTGTGTGGAGAATGTTACTGAGACACTAGTGTCATGTGAAGGAGACCTCACAGACACCGACATTTATGCACTTACAGATCATGCACAATATTCATCTACTCCTATTAAGGAGGAAGCGGTCTCAAGTGATGGAAAAAACCTCACCAACGCTGACTTTTATACACCCACAGGTCTATCACAATATACATCTGCTCATATTAAGGTTGAATCAGTCTCATATGAAGAAGGAAATCTCCCACACACTGGCATTTATACAACTACAAATCATGCACAATATAAATCTACTCATGTTAAGGAGGAATCGTTCTCATGTGAAGATGGAAATCTCATTGAGACTGAAGTTTATAATCCCACAGATCATAAACCATATACATCTTTTCTTATTAAAGAGGAATCTACCTCATGTGAAGAAGAAAATCTCACAGACTCTGATATTTATACAGCTGCAGAACAGATGCAATACATATCTGCTTATTCTGAGGATCTTAAACGAGACAAACAAAAACATCTGGTGATAGAGAAACTATTCttgtgttctgaatgtggaaagtgTTTTAAACGTAAATCAAATCTTATTAgtcatcagaggattcacacaggtgaaaaaccatattcttgctctgaatgtgggaaatgttttacacaaaactCACAACTTCtaacacatcagagaattcatactgGAGAGAAGCCATTTTCCTGCTctcattgtgggaaatgttttatcagtAAATCAGATctagttaaacatcagagaattcacacgggagagaaaccatattactgttctgaatgtggaaaatgttttgttaGCAATTCGGATCTTGTTAAACATCGAAGAATTCATACAGGGGAAAAGCCGTATTCTTGCACAGAATGCGGGAAATGTTTCAACAGTAACTCAGATCTTTCGAAACATAAGAGAatacacacaggagagaaaccatattattgttctgaatgtggtaaatCCTTTACCAGTAATTCAATTCTTTTTatacatcaaagaattcacactgGAGAAAAACCACATCATTGTtcagaatgtggaaaatgttttaatagTAACTCAGACCtggttaaacatcagagaattcacactggagagaaaccatattcttgtgcTCAATGCAGGAAACGTTTTACATGTAGCTCTGACCTTATTAAGCATCAGAAaagtcacacaggagagaaaccacaTTCTTgcactgaatgtgggaaatgttttatcagcATCTCTGTTctagttaaacatcagagaactcacacaggagagagaccattTTGTTGCTGTgattgtggtaaatgttttattgGGAACTCAGAACTTCTTATGCATCAGAGAATGCACACAGGAGAGAGGCCATATTCTTGTCCTTTTTGTGAAAAATGTTTCACCAGAAACTTTGATCTCgttatacatcagagaattcataccggagagaaaccatattcgtgtgctgaatgtgggaaatgttttgttaGTAGCTCAGTTCTTAGTAGGCATCAAAAAATCCATATTAGAGATAAGCCATAA
- the LOC142095468 gene encoding histone H4 translates to MSGRGKGGKGLGKGGAKRHRKVLRDNIQGITKPAIRRLARRGGVKRISGLIYEETRGVLKVFLENVIRDAVTYTEHAKRKTVTAMDVVYALKRQGRTLYGFGG, encoded by the coding sequence ATGTCCGGCAGAGGGAAAGGCGGTAAAGGACTCGGGAAGGGAGGCGCCAAGCGGCACAGGAAGGTTCTCCGTGATAACATCCAGGGAATCACCAAGCCGGCCATCCGCCGTCTAGCTCGCAGGGGAGGTGTGAAGCGCATCTCTGGGCTCATCTACGAGGAGACCCGCGGGGTCCTTAAGGTGTTCTTGGAGAATGTGATCCGTGATGCCGTCACCTACACCGAGCACGCTAAGAGGAAGACGGTCACCGCTATGGATGTGGTGTATGCCCTGAAACGTCAGGGCCGCACCCTGTATGGCTTCGGAGGCTAA
- the LOC142160002 gene encoding histone H2B 1.1, with protein sequence MPEPAKSAPAAKKGSKKAVTKTQKKDGKKRRKSRKESYAIYVYKVLKQVHPDTGISSKAMGIMNSFVNDIFERIAGEASRLAHYNKRSTITSREIQTAVRLLLPGELAKHAVSEGTKAVTKYTSAK encoded by the coding sequence ATGCCTGAACCAGCTAAGTCTGCACCAGCGGCCAAGAAGGGCTCCAAGAAAGCCGTgaccaagacccagaagaaagatgggaagAAGCGTAGAAAGAGCAGGAAGGAGAGTTACGCCATCTACGTGTACAAGGTGCTCAAGCAGGTCCACCCCGATACCGGCATCTCCTCCAAGGCCATGGGCATCATGAACTCCTTTGTGAATGACATCTTCGAGCGCATCGCAGGGGAAGCCTCCcgcctggctcactacaacaagcgctccaccatcacctccaGGGAGATCCAGACCGCCGTGCGCCTCCTGTTACCGGGAGAGCTGGCCAAGCACGCCGTGTCCGAGGGCACCAAGGCCGTCACCAAGTACACCAGCGCCAAGTAA
- the LOC142095467 gene encoding histone H3 has protein sequence MARTKQTARKSTGGKAPRKQLATKAARKSAPATGGVKKPHRYRPGTVALREIRRYQKSTELLIRKLPFQRLVREIAQDFKTDLRFQSSAVMALQEASEAYLVGLFEDTNLCAIHAKRVTIMPKDIQLARRIRGERA, from the coding sequence ATGGCTAGAACTAAGCAGACCGCTCGCAAGTCCACCGGCGGGAAGGCTCCCCGCAAGCAGCTGGCCACCAAAGCTGCCCGGAAGAGCGCCCCAGCTACCGGCGGTGTGAAGAAGCCTCACCGTTACCGGCCCGGAACCGTCGCTCTGAGGGAGATCCGCCGCTACCAGAAGTCCACCGAGCTGCTGATCCGCAAGCTGCCCTTCCAGCGCCTGGTCCGAGAGATCGCCCAGGACTTCAAGACCGACCTGCGCTTCCAGAGCTCGGCCGTCATGGCCCTGCAAGAGGCCAGCGAGGCTTATCTGGTGGGGCTCTTCGAGGACACCAACCTGTGCGCCATCCATGCCAAGAGGGTAACCATCATGCCCAAAGACATCCAGCTGGCCCGCAGGATCCGAGGGGAGAGGGCATAA
- the LOC142095470 gene encoding histone H1B-like: MSETGAKSKRPAKKAAAGGAKKSSKASGNSVSELIVNAVSASKERSGVSLAALKKALAAGGYDVEKNNTRLKVALKGLVTNETLIQVKGSGASGSFKLNKKQAESKQKAAKKKPAAAAKPKKPAAKKVSKSPKKAPSASKSPKKAKKPAATKKAAKSPKKPKAAVTPKKAAKSPAKKVTKPKVAKSPAKKAAPKKK; encoded by the coding sequence ATGTCAGAGACCGGCGCTAAGAGTAAGCGTCCAGCGAAGAAAGCAGCTGCAGGAGGCGCCAAGAAGAGCAGCAAAGCGTCCGGGAACAGCGTGTCCGAGCTGATAGTAAATGCCGTGTCCGCTTCCAAGGAGCGCAGCGGGGTTTCTCTGGCCGCCCTGAAGAAGGCTCTGGCTGCCGGAGGGTACGATGTGGAGAAGAATAACACCCGCCTGAAGGTGGCGCTGAAGGGCTTAGTGACCAACGAAACCCTCATCCAGGTAAAAGGCAGCGGCGCCTCCGGCTCCTTCAAGCTGAACAAGAAACAGGCGGAGAGCAAGCAGAAGGCGGCTAAGAAGAAGCCAGCGGCTGCGGCCAAGCCCAAGAAACCGGCGGCCAAGAAAGTGTCCAAATCCCCCAAGAAGGCCCCGAGCGCCTCCAAGAGCCCGAAAAAGGCCAAGAAACCGGCAGCGACCAAGAAGGCAGCGAAAAGCCCCAAGAAGCCGAAAGCTGCTGTGACCCCTAAGAAGGcggccaagagcccggctaagaaGGTGACGAAGCCTAAAGtggccaagagcccggctaagaaGGCCGCTCCTAAGAAGAAGTAG
- the LOC142159998 gene encoding histone H2A type 1-like translates to MSGRGKQGGKTRAKAKTRSSRAGLQFPVGRVHRLLRKGNYAQRVGAGAPVYLAAVLEYLTAEILELAGNAARDNKKTRIIPRHLQLAVRNDEELNKLLGGVTIAQGGVLPNIQAVLLPKKTESHKAAKSK, encoded by the coding sequence ATGTCAGGACGCGGCAAACAGGGCGGTAAGACTCGGGCTAAGGCCAAGACCCGCTCATCCCGGGCCGGACTACAGTTCCCGGTCGGCCGTGTACATCGGCTCCTCAGAAAAGGAAACTATGCGCAGCGTGTGGGAGCCGGAGCCCCGGTGTATCTGGCCGCGGTGCTGGAGTATCTGACGGCTGAGATTCTGGAGCTGGCCGGGAACGCCGCCCGGGACAACAAGAAGACCCGCATCATCCCCCGCCACCTCCAGCTGGCTGTGCGCAACGACGAGGAGTTGAACAAGCTGCTGGGTGGGGTGACGATCGCCCAGGGAGgcgtcctgcccaacatccaggccgtgCTGCTGCCCAAGAAGACCGAGAGCCACAAGGCAGCTAAGAGCAAGTGA
- the LOC142160005 gene encoding histone H2B 1.1: MPEPAKSAPAAKKGSKKAVTKTQKKDGKKRRKSRKESYAIYVYKVLKQVHPDTGISSKAMGIMNSFVNDIFERIAGEASRLAHYNKRSTITSREIQTAVRLLLPGELAKHAVSEGTKAVTKYTSAK; this comes from the coding sequence ATGCCTGAACCAGCTAAGTCTGCGCCAGCGGCTAAGAAGGGCTCCAAGAAAGCCGTgaccaagacccagaagaaagatgggaagAAGCGTAGAAAGAGCAGGAAGGAGAGTTACGCCATCTACGTGTACAAGGTGCTCAAGCAGGTCCACCCCGATACCGGCATCTCCTCCAAGGCCATGGGCATCATGAACTCCTTTGTGAATGACATCTTTGAGCGCATCGCAGGGGAAGCCTCCcgcctggctcactacaacaagcgctccaccatcacctcccgGGAGATCCAGACCGCCGTGCGCCTCCTGTTACCGGGAGAGCTGGCCAAGCACGCCGTGTCCGAGGGCACCAAGGCCGTCACCAAGTACACCAGCGCCAAGTAA